In Halapricum desulfuricans, a single window of DNA contains:
- a CDS encoding tyrosine-type recombinase/integrase, whose protein sequence is MSLVRGRAFVDFRSPPMSTLDPITPREALEMYCNDIDGELSPNSVQAKRYQLGFFVDWCEGADNDETARVENLNEITGRDFTRFKNWRSDGINKVTLRTNLSALRTFMRFCVSIDAVDPSIPEKINVPTLDYGENERETFLSHERATTIRAYLRKFQYASLKHVLFTLQWHTGVRMSALHSLDVEDFDYEQETIRLRHRPDTDTRLKNGEAGNRLVTIDTETAAVVDDYIEHKRTPATDEYGRHPLFSSSKGGRMSKSHLNKHMYRLTVPCEYGQPCPADKDPQDCEYAGTFRDFIKCPHNVRPHDVRRGSITHWLRNDVPEKAVSDRMDVSVKTIDKHYDKRSEDERAEVRRQYLNEV, encoded by the coding sequence ATGTCGCTGGTTCGGGGCCGCGCCTTCGTGGACTTCAGGAGCCCACCGATGTCAACACTCGATCCGATCACGCCACGAGAAGCGTTGGAGATGTACTGTAATGACATTGACGGCGAGTTGTCGCCCAACTCTGTCCAGGCCAAACGCTACCAGTTAGGGTTCTTCGTCGACTGGTGCGAAGGCGCAGACAACGACGAGACGGCCCGTGTCGAGAATCTGAACGAGATCACTGGAAGAGACTTCACCCGATTCAAGAACTGGCGTAGCGACGGAATCAACAAAGTTACACTGCGGACAAACCTCTCGGCGTTGCGGACCTTCATGCGGTTTTGCGTTTCGATTGATGCGGTTGATCCGTCCATTCCCGAGAAGATCAATGTCCCAACGTTAGACTACGGTGAGAACGAACGAGAAACATTCCTGAGCCACGAGCGAGCAACGACGATTCGGGCGTATTTGCGGAAATTTCAGTATGCAAGCCTGAAACACGTCCTGTTCACCCTCCAATGGCATACGGGAGTGAGAATGTCGGCGTTGCATAGCCTCGACGTGGAGGATTTTGACTATGAACAGGAAACCATACGGCTCCGTCACCGTCCAGACACGGACACCCGACTCAAGAACGGGGAAGCAGGGAACCGTCTTGTAACGATCGACACTGAGACTGCCGCAGTCGTGGACGACTACATTGAGCACAAGCGAACCCCTGCCACAGACGAGTACGGGCGACACCCTCTGTTCAGTTCCTCGAAGGGTGGTCGAATGTCCAAATCGCACTTGAACAAACACATGTATCGTCTCACAGTCCCCTGCGAGTACGGACAACCGTGTCCTGCCGACAAGGACCCACAGGACTGTGAATACGCTGGAACGTTTAGAGACTTCATCAAATGTCCGCACAATGTCCGTCCCCACGATGTCCGTCGTGGAAGCATCACCCACTGGCTACGGAACGACGTGCCTGAGAAAGCAGTCAGTGACCGTATGGACGTCTCGGTGAAGACGATCGACAAGCACTACGACAAACGCAGTGAAGACGAACGAGCCGAGGTGAGACGCCAATACCTGAACGAAGTCTGA
- a CDS encoding citrate synthase/methylcitrate synthase has protein sequence MTGVNRGLDGVAVAETRLSTMDGEAGELIIGGFPVEELADNATFEETLYLFFRGRLPDAEELSAFRSDLAECRAIGDEVLAVLRRAAEEEKPAMDALRMGAAAANLGTEDGDPEADALRVVAAFPTIVAAYWRYRVGEEPIEPDPDLGHAANYLYMLTGERPDERAVRGLETYLNAVVDHGLNASTFTARVVVSTESDVVSAATAAVGTLKGPLHGGAPGPVLDMLKEIHESGDPEAYVREKLEADERLMGFGHRIYRVRDPRAAVLEAAAEQFYDDDDDFFETITDFEDVAVDLLAEYKPDRDLETNVEFYTAALLHGVGVPQELFPATFGIARVGGWMAHALEQLEDNRLIRPESRYTGERGRSWTPIGER, from the coding sequence ATGACTGGAGTCAACCGGGGTCTCGACGGCGTTGCCGTCGCAGAAACACGCCTGAGCACGATGGACGGCGAGGCCGGTGAACTGATCATCGGGGGGTTTCCCGTCGAGGAGCTGGCCGACAACGCCACCTTCGAGGAGACGCTGTACCTGTTCTTTCGCGGCCGGCTTCCGGACGCCGAAGAGCTGTCCGCGTTCCGCAGTGATCTGGCCGAATGCAGGGCGATCGGCGACGAGGTGCTGGCGGTGTTGCGACGGGCCGCCGAGGAGGAGAAACCAGCGATGGACGCGCTCCGGATGGGGGCCGCGGCGGCGAACCTCGGCACCGAGGACGGCGATCCCGAAGCCGACGCCCTGCGGGTCGTCGCCGCGTTCCCGACGATCGTGGCGGCCTACTGGCGATATCGCGTGGGCGAGGAGCCGATCGAACCCGACCCCGACCTCGGCCACGCGGCGAACTACCTCTACATGTTGACCGGCGAGCGACCGGACGAGCGCGCGGTTCGCGGGCTGGAGACGTATCTCAACGCCGTCGTCGATCACGGACTCAACGCCTCGACGTTTACGGCGCGCGTGGTCGTCTCGACGGAGTCGGACGTGGTTTCGGCGGCGACGGCCGCGGTCGGGACGCTGAAAGGACCGCTCCATGGCGGCGCGCCCGGGCCCGTGCTGGACATGCTCAAGGAGATCCACGAGTCGGGCGACCCCGAGGCGTACGTTCGGGAGAAACTCGAGGCCGACGAGCGACTGATGGGGTTCGGCCACCGGATCTACCGGGTGCGTGACCCCCGTGCGGCCGTCCTCGAGGCCGCCGCCGAGCAGTTCTACGATGACGACGACGATTTCTTCGAGACGATCACCGACTTCGAGGACGTCGCCGTCGATCTGCTGGCCGAGTACAAGCCCGATCGCGACCTGGAGACCAACGTCGAGTTCTACACGGCGGCACTGTTGCACGGCGTCGGTGTCCCACAGGAGCTGTTCCCCGCGACGTTCGGCATCGCCCGGGTCGGTGGCTGGATGGCCCACGCGCTGGAACAGCTTGAGGACAACCGCCTGATCCGCCCCGAATCGAGATACACCGGCGAGCGCGGCCGCTCGTGGACGCCGATCGGGGAACGCTAG
- a CDS encoding DUF5810 domain-containing protein, with translation MAYRCPVCEAVQADAEHLANHLAFTAVIRGGDHEAWLDERFADWGEDDPETLAARVRKRDAVEAVDHPIDEMDVRDSEVGAGEGVPNSGQHALDGDALDEEAREILARARELTRRIEDEG, from the coding sequence ATGGCGTATCGCTGTCCAGTCTGTGAGGCGGTACAGGCCGACGCCGAGCACCTGGCGAACCATCTGGCGTTCACGGCAGTCATCCGCGGGGGCGACCACGAGGCGTGGCTCGACGAGCGCTTCGCCGACTGGGGCGAGGACGATCCGGAGACGCTCGCGGCCCGGGTGCGCAAACGCGACGCGGTCGAGGCCGTCGACCACCCGATCGACGAGATGGACGTCCGCGATTCCGAAGTCGGGGCCGGCGAAGGCGTCCCGAATTCCGGGCAGCACGCACTCGACGGTGACGCGCTCGATGAGGAAGCACGGGAGATCCTCGCGCGAGCGCGGGAACTGACCCGCCGGATCGAAGACGAGGGGTGA
- the dinB gene encoding DNA polymerase IV translates to MTRHNARLTSTNSPEQIVCHVDMDCFYAACERLREPELRGEPVVVGMGYEDGDDHGAVATASYEARAFGVESAMAISEALERLPRRAETDGTGASERDSAEETGYYRPVDMDYYESVSEDVRAILRDSADVVRAVSIDEAYLDVTDRTDWDGVEGVARDLKARIESAVGVVASVGVAPTMSAAKIASDADKPDGLVVVEPGDVREFLAPMDVEAVHNVGPVTARELREMGIQTAGDLADSDPDRLVDRFGERGREIYRFARGEDAREVTPRDDPKSFSRESAFSEPVADIDLVYERVRTLATAVAERARRESALYQTIGIKVVTPPYDVHTRARSLSGPVDDPDLVEAIATDLLAEFDDARVRKVGVRVSKLSFTDREQASLDGFDDSDEQAGQEQGDRSNRGPEHTRDDDQLTLSDF, encoded by the coding sequence ATGACTCGCCATAACGCTCGTCTGACGAGTACGAATAGCCCCGAGCAGATCGTCTGTCACGTGGACATGGACTGTTTTTACGCCGCCTGCGAGCGGTTGCGCGAGCCCGAACTCCGTGGCGAGCCAGTCGTCGTCGGGATGGGCTACGAGGACGGCGACGACCACGGGGCCGTCGCCACGGCGAGTTACGAGGCGCGCGCGTTCGGCGTCGAGAGCGCGATGGCGATCTCCGAGGCCCTGGAGCGACTCCCGCGCCGGGCGGAGACCGACGGAACGGGCGCGAGCGAGCGCGACTCAGCGGAGGAGACCGGCTACTACCGGCCCGTCGACATGGACTATTACGAGTCCGTCAGTGAGGACGTGCGGGCGATCCTCCGGGACAGCGCGGACGTCGTCCGGGCGGTCAGCATCGACGAGGCCTACCTTGACGTGACCGATCGGACGGACTGGGACGGCGTCGAGGGGGTCGCTCGCGACCTGAAAGCCCGGATCGAATCAGCAGTCGGCGTCGTCGCGAGCGTCGGTGTCGCACCGACGATGAGCGCCGCGAAGATCGCAAGCGACGCCGACAAACCGGACGGACTGGTCGTCGTCGAACCCGGCGACGTCCGGGAATTTCTCGCGCCGATGGACGTCGAGGCTGTCCACAACGTCGGCCCCGTTACCGCCCGTGAACTCCGCGAGATGGGCATCCAGACCGCGGGCGATCTGGCTGATTCCGACCCCGACCGGCTGGTCGATCGCTTCGGCGAGCGCGGCCGGGAGATCTACCGGTTCGCCCGCGGCGAGGACGCCCGCGAGGTCACGCCCCGAGACGACCCGAAGAGCTTCTCGCGGGAGTCGGCGTTCTCCGAACCCGTCGCGGACATCGACCTAGTATACGAGCGCGTTCGAACGCTCGCGACCGCGGTGGCAGAGCGTGCTCGCCGGGAGAGCGCGCTCTACCAGACGATCGGGATCAAGGTGGTGACGCCGCCGTACGACGTGCACACGCGTGCTCGATCGCTGTCCGGACCTGTCGACGATCCGGATCTGGTCGAGGCGATCGCGACGGACCTGCTTGCGGAGTTCGATGACGCCCGCGTCCGCAAGGTGGGCGTTCGCGTTTCGAAACTGTCCTTCACCGACCGCGAACAGGCCAGTCTCGACGGGTTCGACGACAGCGACGAACAAGCCGGCCAGGAGCAAGGCGATCGGTCCAACCGCGGCCCGGAACACACGCGAGACGATGACCAGCTGACCCTTTCGGACTTCTAG
- a CDS encoding NUDIX hydrolase, with the protein MTDSDLTWECLESETVYTCPGFDVINETVRLPDGTETDFDYVAEGDSVVVLPFTTDGEVVVIEEWREPVRRVNYGLPAGGVEPDDSEPAAAVERELAEETGYEAGRVEHLTTVEPANGFADTVFHYFLAEGCTPTAERDLDHDESIDVTTTSFEDLLAAVREGELRDGRAALGILYYHAFQR; encoded by the coding sequence ATGACCGACAGCGACCTGACGTGGGAGTGCCTCGAGAGCGAGACCGTCTACACCTGCCCGGGGTTCGACGTGATCAACGAGACCGTCAGGCTGCCCGACGGCACCGAGACGGACTTCGATTACGTCGCCGAGGGCGACAGCGTCGTGGTCCTCCCGTTCACTACCGACGGCGAGGTCGTCGTCATCGAGGAGTGGCGCGAGCCGGTCCGGCGAGTCAACTACGGGCTGCCCGCCGGCGGGGTCGAACCCGACGATAGCGAGCCCGCGGCGGCGGTCGAGCGCGAACTCGCCGAGGAGACGGGCTACGAGGCCGGACGGGTCGAACACCTCACCACCGTCGAACCGGCCAACGGCTTCGCCGACACGGTCTTTCACTACTTTCTCGCCGAGGGGTGTACCCCCACGGCCGAGCGCGATCTGGACCACGACGAGTCGATCGACGTGACGACGACTTCCTTCGAGGACCTCCTCGCCGCCGTCCGCGAAGGCGAACTGCGCGACGGCCGCGCCGCGCTGGGGATCCTGTACTATCATGCCTTCCAGCGGTGA
- a CDS encoding glutamate--tRNA ligase, giving the protein MDEEIRDRVEEAAEIDALFNALKHDSDAQVGAIMGPLMGDNPEFREYGDQIAGVVAPVVERVNDMDAEEKRDRLGELAPERLEALERDDEADERTLPDLPNAEDYDEVRMRAAPNPNGPWHIGHARMPAVIGTYKQRYDGSFIVRFDDTDPETKRPDLDAYDAILDDVDYLGFEPDEVLRASDRLETYYDHARELIEQGGAYTCTCPQEAFSDLKNSGEACPHREKDPERTREEFEAMVDGEYESGEIVLRVKTDIEHKNPALRDWVAFRMIDTPHPREEASEYRCWPMLDFQSGIDDHLTGVTHIIRGIDLQDSAKRQGFVYDYFGWDYPEVIHWGHVQVDAYDVSMSTSTIKAKIEAGALDGWDDPRAPTLKSLRRRGIRGEAIVDAMAELGTSTSNVDLSMTSIYANNRELIDEEADRAFFVRDSHAGDDEIGPAVEKPIVGGPDAGQPPVHPNEDRGRREIPVEDAVLVEAGDVPAEGERVWLKGYGCVRHTGDAFECTDDDIEVVREGDVEVIHWVPAEGAVPTRMRTMDGDVTGYAEPGLTDYESDEMVQFVRVGFVRIDALPESDDELVTYFAHP; this is encoded by the coding sequence ATGGACGAGGAGATCCGCGACCGCGTCGAGGAGGCCGCCGAGATCGACGCGCTGTTCAACGCCCTCAAACACGACAGCGACGCACAGGTCGGAGCGATCATGGGCCCGCTGATGGGCGACAACCCCGAGTTCCGCGAGTACGGCGACCAGATCGCCGGCGTCGTCGCACCCGTCGTCGAACGCGTCAACGACATGGACGCCGAGGAAAAGCGCGATCGCCTCGGCGAACTCGCGCCCGAGCGTCTCGAGGCACTCGAACGCGACGACGAGGCGGACGAACGCACGCTCCCGGACCTACCCAACGCCGAGGACTACGACGAGGTCCGGATGCGCGCCGCCCCGAACCCGAACGGCCCCTGGCACATCGGTCACGCCCGGATGCCCGCCGTCATCGGGACCTACAAGCAACGGTACGACGGTTCGTTCATCGTCCGGTTCGACGACACCGATCCGGAGACGAAACGCCCGGACCTCGACGCCTACGACGCGATCCTCGACGACGTCGACTACCTCGGGTTCGAGCCGGACGAGGTATTGCGGGCCAGCGACCGCCTGGAGACCTACTACGATCACGCCCGAGAACTGATCGAGCAGGGCGGTGCCTACACCTGCACGTGCCCACAGGAGGCGTTCTCCGACCTCAAGAACAGCGGCGAGGCCTGTCCGCACCGCGAGAAAGACCCCGAGCGGACCCGCGAGGAGTTCGAGGCGATGGTCGACGGCGAGTACGAGTCGGGCGAGATCGTCCTGCGGGTGAAAACCGACATCGAGCACAAGAACCCCGCGCTGCGGGACTGGGTCGCCTTCCGGATGATCGACACGCCCCACCCACGCGAGGAAGCCAGCGAGTATCGGTGCTGGCCGATGCTGGACTTCCAGAGCGGGATCGACGACCACCTCACGGGCGTCACTCACATCATCCGCGGGATCGACCTGCAGGACTCCGCCAAGCGCCAGGGGTTCGTCTACGACTACTTCGGCTGGGACTATCCGGAGGTCATCCACTGGGGGCACGTCCAGGTCGACGCCTACGACGTCTCGATGAGCACCTCGACGATCAAGGCGAAGATCGAGGCGGGCGCACTCGACGGCTGGGACGATCCGCGCGCCCCCACCCTCAAGAGCCTCAGGCGCCGCGGGATCAGGGGCGAGGCCATTGTCGACGCGATGGCCGAACTGGGCACCTCCACCAGCAACGTCGATCTGTCGATGACCTCGATCTACGCGAACAACCGCGAACTGATCGACGAGGAGGCCGATCGGGCGTTCTTCGTCCGTGACTCGCACGCGGGCGACGACGAAATCGGGCCGGCCGTCGAGAAGCCGATCGTCGGCGGTCCAGACGCCGGTCAGCCCCCGGTCCACCCCAACGAGGACCGCGGTCGACGCGAGATCCCCGTCGAGGACGCGGTGCTGGTCGAGGCCGGAGACGTGCCCGCAGAGGGCGAGCGCGTCTGGCTGAAAGGCTACGGCTGCGTTCGCCACACCGGGGACGCCTTCGAGTGCACCGACGACGACATCGAGGTCGTGCGAGAGGGCGACGTCGAGGTGATCCACTGGGTCCCCGCCGAGGGCGCGGTCCCGACGCGCATGCGGACGATGGACGGCGACGTGACCGGCTACGCCGAACCCGGACTCACGGACTACGAGTCCGACGAGATGGTGCAGTTCGTCCGGGTCGGGTTCGTCCGGATCGACGCCCTGCCGGAGTCCGATGACGAACTGGTGACGTACTTCGCTCATCCCTGA
- a CDS encoding NUDIX hydrolase: MSNDTHDWPIVESEIEYETGWYTGGYDLVEQPDGSHKRYYWAELPPAAVVVPVTDDTVVMVEQYRPTIGEHCLELPAGIVEDGESFTTAGARELREETGFDPSGTALLESFWTATGVLRHERGIVFAEGLEPVEMSHDDNEFLDVRPVPVEEALERAREPPANDATLEGLLLAREDGLL, translated from the coding sequence ATGAGCAACGACACACACGACTGGCCGATCGTCGAATCGGAAATCGAGTACGAGACGGGATGGTACACCGGCGGCTACGACCTCGTCGAGCAACCCGACGGCTCGCACAAGCGCTACTACTGGGCGGAACTGCCGCCCGCCGCGGTGGTCGTGCCCGTGACCGACGACACGGTCGTGATGGTCGAGCAGTACCGACCGACGATCGGCGAGCACTGTCTGGAACTGCCGGCGGGGATCGTCGAGGACGGCGAGTCGTTCACGACCGCCGGCGCGCGCGAACTCCGCGAGGAGACCGGCTTCGATCCGTCCGGGACCGCTCTGCTGGAGTCGTTCTGGACGGCGACCGGCGTGCTCCGCCACGAGCGCGGGATCGTCTTCGCCGAAGGGCTAGAGCCAGTCGAGATGAGCCACGACGACAACGAGTTCCTCGACGTGCGGCCGGTCCCGGTCGAGGAGGCGCTCGAACGAGCGCGCGAACCGCCCGCGAACGACGCAACGCTCGAAGGACTGCTGCTCGCAAGAGAGGACGGGTTGCTCTGA
- a CDS encoding DUF429 domain-containing protein, whose translation MARYVGVDWASRGWLTVATDGEEWTAQMHPSMHSVWFAHRDAAAILVDVPIGLPEAERRECDRQAKAFLGERSSSVFWTPCRAAVEAPTYERAKQENEDCRGDSLSSQAWGLIPRIREVDRLLRDGVDAEATILESHPEVCFRALGGGESLPSKHDADGLEARRTVLEAVDDSIAGVYEDFEESLIESQPQWARRIGESNRDDLLDAMGLALAAKRGAGDFRTLPDDPPLDAEGLPMQIVYAGRR comes from the coding sequence ATGGCCCGATACGTCGGCGTCGACTGGGCGTCGCGCGGCTGGTTGACCGTCGCCACCGACGGCGAGGAGTGGACGGCGCAGATGCACCCGTCGATGCACAGCGTCTGGTTCGCCCACCGCGATGCGGCGGCGATTCTGGTCGACGTCCCGATCGGACTCCCCGAGGCGGAACGCCGGGAATGCGACCGACAGGCCAAGGCGTTCCTCGGGGAGCGATCGAGCAGCGTCTTCTGGACGCCGTGTCGGGCGGCCGTCGAGGCCCCGACCTACGAGCGAGCCAAGCAGGAAAACGAGGATTGCCGCGGGGACAGCCTCTCCAGTCAGGCGTGGGGACTGATCCCGCGCATCCGGGAGGTCGACCGGCTCCTCCGCGACGGGGTCGACGCCGAAGCGACGATTCTGGAGTCCCATCCGGAGGTCTGCTTCCGTGCACTGGGGGGAGGCGAATCGCTCCCCTCGAAACACGACGCGGACGGGCTCGAAGCCCGGCGCACAGTGCTCGAAGCCGTCGACGACTCGATCGCAGGCGTCTACGAGGACTTCGAGGAGTCGCTGATCGAATCACAGCCCCAGTGGGCACGACGGATCGGCGAGTCGAACCGGGACGACCTGCTCGACGCGATGGGACTGGCGCTGGCGGCGAAACGCGGCGCCGGAGACTTCCGGACGCTGCCGGACGACCCGCCGCTCGACGCCGAGGGACTGCCGATGCAGATCGTCTACGCCGGTCGTCGGTGA
- a CDS encoding DUF5809 family protein, translated as MEREGQFAPETLEAARERYEALGSTAQVVVREVAKAMELDRETYRDRVTSDVIETAREVLFAESLAVTVGTREEFDAWRVDHPDYEVREIGSENVRQVAWHAAPFAETVVAATFQDEREAAVGTLRRQAFGDVYRDALRGG; from the coding sequence ATGGAACGCGAGGGGCAGTTCGCGCCGGAGACGCTCGAGGCGGCGCGCGAACGCTACGAGGCGCTGGGATCGACCGCGCAGGTCGTCGTCAGAGAGGTCGCGAAGGCCATGGAACTCGACCGGGAGACGTATCGCGACCGCGTCACGAGCGACGTGATCGAGACCGCTCGAGAGGTCCTGTTCGCCGAATCACTCGCCGTGACTGTCGGCACTCGCGAGGAGTTCGACGCGTGGCGCGTGGACCACCCCGACTACGAGGTCCGTGAGATCGGCAGCGAGAACGTCCGGCAGGTCGCCTGGCACGCGGCCCCTTTCGCGGAGACGGTCGTCGCCGCGACCTTCCAGGACGAGCGCGAGGCCGCCGTCGGGACGCTCCGCCGGCAGGCGTTCGGCGACGTCTACCGGGACGCCCTGCGGGGAGGCTGA